One window of Rhizobium leguminosarum genomic DNA carries:
- a CDS encoding DUF1244 domain-containing protein, whose product MTALSRTQQTEFEAAAFRRLLAHLRERSDVQNIDLMNLAGFCRNCLSNWYREAAEAEGVPITGDESREMVYGMPYEDWKNLHQNEASPVQKAAFELNNPHK is encoded by the coding sequence ATGACCGCGCTCAGCAGAACACAGCAGACTGAATTCGAGGCCGCAGCCTTCCGCCGCCTCCTCGCACATCTTCGCGAACGCAGCGACGTTCAGAACATCGACCTGATGAACCTGGCCGGCTTCTGCCGCAACTGCCTGTCGAATTGGTATCGCGAAGCCGCCGAGGCTGAGGGTGTCCCAATTACCGGGGACGAATCGCGCGAGATGGTCTATGGCATGCCGTATGAAGACTGGAAGAATCTTCACCAGAACGAGGCCTCGCCTGTGCAAAAGGCTGCTTTTGAACTGAACAACCCACACAAATAG
- a CDS encoding N-formylglutamate amidohydrolase — protein sequence MDDFQPFEILLGKHDKGMVILADHAMNRLPARYGRLGLPDAAFARHIAYDIGIEGLTRQLSASLGVPAVLGGFSRLLIDPNRGEDDPTLIMKISDGAVITGNHPITAQEWNDRIETFHRPYHGAVAATIDKVANVTGRAPLVLSLHSFTPAWKGIARPWHAAVLWDNDHRAVGPLLHRLRADPDLVVGDNEPYDGALKGDTMYRHCMITGIPHALLEVRQDLIADEAGISAWAERLAPIFAAMNADPGLHEYDVRLSRTGPY from the coding sequence ATGGACGACTTCCAACCCTTCGAAATCCTACTCGGAAAACATGACAAAGGCATGGTGATCCTCGCCGATCACGCGATGAACCGTCTTCCCGCGCGATATGGCCGGCTCGGCCTGCCGGACGCCGCCTTCGCCCGCCACATCGCCTATGACATCGGCATTGAGGGGCTAACGCGGCAGCTTTCGGCCAGCCTCGGCGTGCCCGCGGTACTCGGCGGCTTTTCGCGGCTGCTGATCGACCCGAACCGCGGCGAAGACGATCCGACGCTGATCATGAAGATCTCCGACGGGGCTGTCATAACAGGCAATCATCCCATCACGGCGCAGGAGTGGAATGACCGCATCGAAACCTTCCATCGCCCCTATCACGGTGCCGTGGCCGCAACGATCGACAAGGTGGCGAACGTCACCGGCAGAGCGCCGCTGGTGCTCTCGCTGCACTCGTTCACCCCGGCCTGGAAGGGCATTGCCCGCCCCTGGCACGCCGCCGTGCTTTGGGATAACGACCACCGCGCCGTCGGCCCGCTGCTCCACAGGTTGCGCGCCGACCCCGATCTTGTCGTCGGCGACAACGAACCCTATGACGGCGCGCTGAAGGGCGATACCATGTACCGGCACTGCATGATCACCGGCATTCCGCACGCACTGCTCGAGGTGCGCCAGGACCTGATAGCAGACGAGGCCGGAATATCGGCATGGGCCGAACGCCTTGCGCCGATCTTTGCGGCGATGAATGCCGATCCGGGCCTGCACGAATACGACGTCCGCCTGTCGCGCACCGGCCCCTATTGA
- a CDS encoding DUF1036 domain-containing protein, whose translation MGAVLIQAAPSFLTRSRPLVRLALFALAAIMPFFIADAARADFRVCNGTQNLVGVAIGYRAKDGWMTEGWWQVPATTCATLIEGELQSRYYYLYAEDAARGGRWTGDVQMCVAENEFKITGVQDCYARGYQKMGFKEYDTGRQGSWMVQLSDTPGTQESQN comes from the coding sequence TTGGGAGCCGTGTTGATCCAAGCCGCGCCAAGTTTCCTCACGCGGTCCAGACCGCTGGTCCGTCTCGCTCTGTTCGCTCTTGCAGCCATCATGCCGTTTTTCATCGCAGATGCCGCACGCGCCGATTTTCGCGTCTGCAACGGAACGCAAAATCTCGTCGGCGTCGCGATCGGCTATCGGGCTAAGGATGGCTGGATGACCGAGGGCTGGTGGCAGGTGCCGGCAACGACCTGCGCCACGTTGATCGAGGGAGAATTGCAGTCGCGTTATTATTACCTCTACGCAGAGGACGCTGCCCGGGGAGGACGATGGACGGGTGACGTGCAGATGTGCGTGGCGGAAAACGAATTCAAGATCACGGGTGTGCAGGATTGTTATGCCCGCGGTTACCAGAAAATGGGATTCAAGGAATATGATACGGGCCGCCAGGGTAGCTGGATGGTCCAACTCTCCGACACCCCAGGGACGCAAGAAAGCCAGAATTGA
- the pyk gene encoding pyruvate kinase: MKRNRKIKILATLGPASAEESMIEKLHQAGADVFRINMSHASHDLMRTLIQRIRSVEARCGRPIGILADLQGPKLRVGKFVDSKVDLKPGQTFTLDNNEALGDQNRVFLPHPEILESVQPGHRLLIDDGKLALRAEKCDGKSIVTTVISGTRISDRKGVSLPDTLLGVGALTDKDRADLDAVLATDDVDWVALSFVQRPDDLAEVRKIARGRVGLMSKIEKPQALERIEEIIELSDALMVARGDLGVEMPLESVPGIQKQLIRACRRSGKPVVVATQMLESMISSPVPTRAEVSDVATAVFEGADAVMLSAESASGDYPVEAVSTMASIATAIEREPHYPGIIYAQRAQPEATGADAISLAARQIAETLKLSAIVCYTSSGTTGLRASRERPQVPILALSPIIKTARRLAVVWGLHCVVTHDATDLDDMVNRACRIVADEGFGKPGDRIIISAGVPLGTPGATNMIRIAYIGSDGQSGI; encoded by the coding sequence ATGAAGCGTAATCGCAAAATTAAAATCCTCGCCACCCTCGGGCCTGCCTCCGCCGAGGAATCGATGATCGAGAAGCTGCACCAGGCCGGTGCCGATGTCTTCCGCATCAATATGAGCCATGCAAGCCACGACCTGATGCGTACGCTGATCCAGCGCATCCGCTCGGTCGAAGCGCGCTGCGGCCGGCCGATCGGCATTCTCGCCGACCTGCAGGGACCGAAACTGCGTGTCGGCAAGTTCGTCGACAGCAAGGTCGACCTGAAGCCCGGCCAAACCTTCACGCTCGACAATAACGAAGCGCTCGGTGATCAGAACCGCGTCTTTCTGCCGCATCCCGAGATCCTGGAATCGGTACAGCCCGGCCACCGCCTGCTGATCGATGATGGAAAGCTCGCGCTCCGCGCCGAAAAATGCGACGGCAAGAGCATCGTCACCACGGTTATTTCTGGCACGCGCATCTCCGACCGCAAGGGCGTCAGCCTTCCCGACACGCTGCTCGGCGTCGGGGCACTGACAGACAAGGACCGCGCCGATCTCGACGCCGTGCTCGCAACCGACGATGTCGATTGGGTAGCGCTGTCCTTCGTCCAGCGTCCCGATGACCTTGCCGAAGTGCGCAAGATCGCCCGTGGCCGTGTCGGCCTGATGTCGAAGATCGAAAAGCCGCAGGCGCTCGAGCGTATCGAGGAAATCATCGAACTTTCCGACGCATTGATGGTCGCCCGCGGCGATCTCGGGGTCGAAATGCCGCTCGAATCGGTTCCCGGTATCCAGAAGCAGCTGATCCGCGCCTGCCGCCGCTCGGGCAAGCCGGTGGTCGTCGCCACGCAGATGCTGGAATCGATGATCTCCTCGCCGGTGCCGACGCGCGCAGAAGTTTCCGACGTCGCGACCGCCGTCTTCGAAGGTGCGGATGCCGTCATGCTCTCGGCCGAATCGGCTTCCGGCGATTATCCGGTCGAAGCCGTCTCGACCATGGCGTCGATTGCCACCGCCATCGAACGCGAGCCGCATTATCCCGGCATCATCTATGCCCAGCGTGCCCAGCCCGAAGCGACCGGCGCCGATGCGATCTCGCTTGCTGCCCGTCAGATCGCCGAGACGCTGAAGCTGTCGGCGATCGTCTGTTACACCTCGTCGGGCACGACGGGCCTGCGCGCCTCGCGCGAGCGGCCGCAGGTGCCGATCCTGGCGCTGTCGCCGATCATCAAGACGGCGCGCCGCCTTGCCGTCGTCTGGGGCCTGCATTGCGTCGTCACTCATGACGCGACCGATCTCGACGATATGGTCAACCGCGCCTGCCGCATCGTCGCCGACGAAGGCTTCGGCAAGCCGGGCGACCGCATCATCATCTCGGCCGGCGTGCCGCTCGGCACGCCGGGCGCCACCAACATGATCCGCATCGCCTATATCGGTTCCGACGGCCAGAGCGGCATCTGA
- a CDS encoding LysE family translocator, which yields MDIVTLLTFAAVSFVGIATPGPTVLLALTNGSRHGLRRAIAGMIGAVLSDFVLIGAVAIGLGALLAASEFWFSMLKWAGAAYLAFLGIMLLRSKGTIDAALKSGASSGAASPFSIGLKSFMVAATNPKGYLFFSAFLPQFIDPTLPQATQYALLALTFAALDFLIRFGYAFFGSQAVRFLKTSGALWLERACGGALLVLAGSLAFYRRATA from the coding sequence ATGGATATCGTCACGCTTCTGACCTTTGCAGCCGTTTCCTTTGTCGGCATCGCCACACCAGGGCCGACCGTGCTGCTGGCGCTGACCAATGGTTCGAGGCATGGCCTGCGCCGGGCGATTGCCGGCATGATCGGCGCGGTGCTTTCCGATTTCGTGCTGATCGGCGCCGTCGCGATCGGACTCGGCGCCTTGCTGGCGGCATCGGAATTCTGGTTTTCAATGCTGAAATGGGCGGGTGCTGCCTATCTCGCCTTTCTTGGCATCATGCTGCTGCGCTCGAAGGGCACGATCGATGCGGCGCTGAAGTCCGGGGCGTCTTCGGGGGCGGCGTCGCCCTTCTCGATCGGGCTGAAGAGTTTCATGGTCGCGGCGACCAATCCGAAAGGCTATTTGTTCTTCTCGGCCTTCCTGCCACAGTTCATCGACCCGACCCTGCCACAGGCAACGCAATATGCGCTGCTGGCCCTCACCTTTGCCGCGCTCGATTTTCTCATCAGGTTCGGCTACGCCTTCTTCGGCTCGCAGGCGGTACGTTTCTTGAAAACCTCAGGCGCCTTATGGTTGGAGCGCGCCTGCGGCGGCGCGCTGTTGGTGCTTGCGGGGTCGCTCGCCTTTTATCGCCGGGCAACCGCTTGA
- a CDS encoding DUF4865 family protein, whose product MIAMQYSFILPADYDMSIIGRRIRDKGPLLDGFPNLGFKAYLSALKGEFGSRDNLYAPFYLWQEPEGANDFLCGPAFQTLTGAFGWPQVMTWIVWQAEISPGIAAARFATRDILHIEPYAPLAEIRGADSAEAAADVVTGGTLASVSGFEPTTWTRVRFRLWREIPEIEAHTQAYRVGHLSLARA is encoded by the coding sequence ATGATCGCCATGCAGTACAGCTTCATTCTGCCCGCCGATTATGACATGTCGATCATCGGCCGCCGCATCCGCGACAAAGGCCCGCTGCTCGACGGCTTTCCTAATCTCGGCTTCAAGGCCTATCTGAGTGCCCTTAAGGGGGAATTCGGCAGCCGCGACAATCTCTATGCGCCCTTTTACCTCTGGCAAGAGCCGGAAGGCGCAAACGACTTCCTCTGCGGCCCGGCTTTCCAAACACTCACCGGCGCCTTTGGCTGGCCGCAGGTGATGACCTGGATCGTCTGGCAGGCAGAAATCTCGCCCGGCATCGCCGCGGCCAGATTTGCCACCCGCGATATACTGCATATCGAGCCCTACGCGCCGCTTGCCGAAATCCGCGGTGCCGATAGCGCGGAGGCTGCAGCCGACGTCGTGACCGGCGGCACCCTCGCCTCGGTCTCCGGCTTCGAACCGACGACATGGACGCGGGTGCGCTTCAGGTTATGGAGAGAAATTCCTGAAATTGAAGCGCACACGCAGGCCTATCGCGTCGGTCACCTATCCCTGGCTCGAGCCTGA
- a CDS encoding cupin domain-containing protein: protein MSASNPTTMTLRRPGRAMRSPEGVATAPFWVEMLLEGGADGENTAMRATLDPGTITRWHTHPRGQLLYVLSGHGLAQSKGGPVEKLRAGDAVWFAPGEHHWHGAADDSPFSYISIQPAENGSIVEWLQPVEARS from the coding sequence ATGAGCGCTTCGAACCCGACGACGATGACCCTTCGCCGCCCCGGCAGGGCGATGCGCTCGCCGGAAGGCGTTGCGACGGCGCCTTTCTGGGTCGAAATGCTGCTCGAAGGCGGGGCCGACGGTGAGAACACCGCCATGCGCGCGACACTCGATCCCGGCACTATTACACGCTGGCATACGCACCCCAGGGGCCAGTTGCTCTACGTGCTTTCGGGTCATGGGCTGGCACAGAGCAAGGGGGGTCCCGTCGAGAAACTGCGCGCCGGCGACGCCGTCTGGTTTGCCCCCGGCGAGCACCACTGGCATGGCGCAGCCGATGACAGCCCTTTCAGCTATATCAGCATCCAGCCGGCCGAAAACGGCAGCATCGTCGAATGGCTGCAGCCGGTGGAGGCACGGTCATGA
- a CDS encoding tautomerase family protein produces MPFVRISLRKGKSPDYLAALADNIQRALVETFDVPENDRFQAIHQHDENELIFDRSYLAGPRSDDFVYISITIGRPRTAEMKAALYRRLAELLAQSPGLRPEDVMIVISTSAPDDWSFGDGIAQMADPDWRSRIAGGQK; encoded by the coding sequence ATGCCCTTCGTTCGAATTTCGCTTCGCAAAGGCAAGTCGCCGGACTATCTCGCCGCGCTGGCCGACAACATCCAGCGCGCCTTGGTCGAGACCTTCGACGTGCCCGAAAACGACCGTTTCCAGGCCATCCATCAGCATGATGAGAACGAGCTGATCTTCGACCGCAGCTACCTCGCCGGTCCGCGCTCCGACGATTTCGTCTACATCTCGATCACGATCGGCAGGCCCCGGACAGCCGAGATGAAGGCGGCGCTCTATCGGCGGCTCGCCGAACTTCTGGCGCAATCGCCGGGCCTCCGGCCCGAGGATGTGATGATCGTCATCAGCACCAGCGCACCTGATGATTGGTCCTTCGGCGACGGCATCGCCCAGATGGCCGATCCCGACTGGCGCTCGCGGATAGCCGGAGGCCAGAAATGA
- a CDS encoding LysR substrate-binding domain-containing protein, with product MRRTIFDLDVLRTFSTGMELGNFAKAAERLGRSTSAVSAQLKKLEEQAGTPIFRKVGRGLALTDAGETMLGYARRLLELNDEAAAAVHSVELEGWVRLGLQEDFGENLLPEVLGRFARAHPKVRIEARVVRNAELLERVISGKLDLALAWSDGTLTSHCEQIGEVPMRWIGPVEGPPGWHAASGEPMPLASLEAPCLLRSAATRALDEAGISWRLAFVSPSLGGLWAAAAAGLGITIRTPIGLPAKVRPLAPETIGLPDLPKLGLVLHRAEAEPPPAAARLAELVLQSVHGALRGTAA from the coding sequence ATGCGGCGGACAATTTTCGATCTCGATGTGCTCCGTACCTTTTCGACCGGGATGGAGCTTGGCAATTTCGCCAAGGCGGCCGAAAGGCTCGGGCGTTCCACCTCGGCGGTCAGCGCGCAGCTGAAGAAGCTGGAGGAGCAGGCCGGCACGCCGATCTTTCGCAAAGTGGGGCGCGGCCTGGCGCTGACCGACGCCGGCGAGACGATGCTCGGTTATGCCAGGCGGCTGCTGGAACTCAACGACGAGGCGGCTGCGGCCGTGCACAGCGTCGAGCTGGAGGGCTGGGTGCGGCTCGGCCTGCAGGAGGATTTTGGCGAAAACCTGCTGCCGGAGGTGCTCGGCCGCTTCGCGCGGGCGCATCCGAAGGTCCGCATCGAGGCGCGGGTGGTGCGCAATGCCGAACTGCTCGAGCGCGTCATCTCGGGCAAACTCGATCTGGCGCTTGCCTGGAGCGATGGCACGCTGACTTCGCATTGCGAGCAGATTGGCGAGGTGCCGATGCGCTGGATCGGACCTGTCGAGGGGCCGCCTGGCTGGCATGCCGCAAGCGGCGAGCCGATGCCGCTCGCTTCGCTAGAGGCGCCGTGCCTGTTGCGAAGTGCAGCGACCCGGGCACTTGACGAGGCGGGCATTTCCTGGCGACTCGCCTTTGTCAGCCCCAGCCTCGGCGGTCTCTGGGCAGCGGCAGCGGCGGGCCTCGGCATCACCATCCGCACACCGATCGGCCTGCCGGCAAAGGTCCGACCGTTGGCGCCGGAGACGATCGGCCTGCCTGATTTGCCAAAGCTCGGTCTGGTCCTGCATCGGGCCGAAGCCGAACCGCCGCCGGCAGCGGCCCGGCTCGCCGAACTCGTGTTGCAGTCGGTGCATGGCGCGCTTCGCGGGACGGCGGCCTGA
- a CDS encoding GlxA family transcriptional regulator, whose amino-acid sequence MQRIGFLLYPGFQIMSLAAVSAFEFTNIELEEKVYDIHYLSEHGGSIANSLGMVMETEPFGDPALDTLIVAGAPGIRLPSAAEADFIRAALPATRRLASICTGAFFLAEAGILDGRRATTHWYVSRELQSRYPKIRMEEDRIFIIDGSVWTSAGMTAGLDLALAMVEKDHGFEVARAVSRKLVVYHRRAGGQSQFSALLELEPKSDRIQKALAYARGNLKSALPVEELAEAAHLSPRQFSRAFRAETGQSPAKAVENVRLEAARLMMEQGRHPIDVVARETGFIDRERMRRAFLRAFGQPPQAIRRNALQERQM is encoded by the coding sequence GTGCAACGAATTGGCTTTCTGCTCTATCCCGGCTTCCAGATTATGAGCTTGGCGGCCGTTTCCGCCTTCGAGTTCACCAATATCGAACTTGAGGAAAAGGTTTACGACATCCATTATCTCTCTGAACATGGTGGGTCGATTGCCAACTCGCTTGGCATGGTGATGGAGACGGAACCCTTTGGCGACCCGGCCCTTGATACGCTGATCGTGGCGGGAGCGCCTGGCATCCGGCTGCCGAGCGCCGCAGAAGCCGACTTCATCCGCGCCGCCCTGCCCGCCACCCGTCGCTTGGCCTCGATCTGCACCGGCGCCTTTTTTCTTGCCGAAGCCGGCATCCTCGACGGCCGTCGGGCAACGACGCATTGGTATGTCTCGCGCGAATTGCAAAGCCGCTACCCCAAAATAAGGATGGAAGAAGACCGGATCTTCATCATCGACGGTTCCGTCTGGACCTCGGCCGGTATGACCGCCGGTCTCGATCTGGCTTTGGCGATGGTCGAGAAGGATCACGGTTTCGAGGTGGCCCGTGCCGTTTCCCGCAAGCTCGTCGTCTATCATCGCCGGGCCGGCGGCCAGTCGCAATTTTCCGCCCTTCTGGAACTGGAGCCCAAATCGGACCGCATCCAGAAGGCACTCGCCTACGCCCGCGGCAATCTGAAATCGGCGCTGCCGGTCGAGGAGCTGGCGGAAGCGGCCCATCTTAGCCCCCGCCAGTTTAGCCGCGCCTTTCGCGCCGAAACCGGACAATCACCGGCCAAGGCAGTTGAGAACGTGCGGTTGGAAGCCGCCCGCCTGATGATGGAGCAAGGCCGCCACCCGATCGACGTCGTTGCCCGCGAAACCGGTTTTATAGATCGCGAGCGCATGCGCCGTGCCTTCCTGCGGGCTTTCGGCCAGCCGCCGCAGGCAATTCGACGCAACGCCCTACAGGAACGGCAGATGTGA
- a CDS encoding SDR family NAD(P)-dependent oxidoreductase: protein MTQEQKGTALVTGASSGIGAVYAHRLAKQGYDLIIVARNDERLKAMASRLTAETGRSVETVVADLGDKTGLARIEGVLKEDRSITLLVNNAGVGGTAPLLSSDVDKMQAMIELNVTALTRLTYAVVPGFVARGGGTIINISSIVAIAPEMLNGVYGGTKAFVLAFSQSLKHELAEKNIRIQVVLPGATATEFWSIAGTPVAHLPNDIVMSAEYMVDASLSGLGQGEFSTIPSLEDAGLLAAYEEARQALIPNLSRTVPAECYKIA, encoded by the coding sequence ATGACACAGGAACAGAAAGGCACGGCGCTGGTGACCGGTGCATCCTCGGGCATCGGCGCAGTCTATGCCCACAGGCTGGCGAAGCAAGGTTACGATCTCATCATCGTCGCCCGCAACGATGAGCGGCTGAAGGCGATGGCAAGCCGGTTGACGGCGGAAACCGGCCGGTCGGTCGAGACTGTCGTGGCCGATCTCGGCGACAAGACAGGCCTCGCCCGCATCGAAGGCGTACTGAAGGAAGACCGGAGCATTACACTGCTCGTCAACAACGCCGGTGTCGGCGGAACGGCGCCGCTGCTTTCCTCCGATGTCGACAAGATGCAGGCGATGATCGAGCTCAACGTGACGGCACTGACACGGCTTACCTATGCCGTCGTGCCGGGTTTCGTCGCCCGCGGCGGCGGTACGATCATCAATATTTCTTCCATCGTCGCGATCGCGCCAGAGATGCTAAATGGTGTCTATGGCGGCACGAAAGCATTCGTACTCGCCTTCAGCCAGTCGCTGAAGCATGAGCTGGCGGAAAAGAACATCCGCATTCAGGTCGTGCTGCCCGGCGCCACCGCGACGGAATTCTGGAGCATCGCCGGCACGCCGGTCGCGCATTTGCCGAATGACATCGTGATGTCGGCAGAATACATGGTCGATGCTTCCCTCTCGGGCCTCGGGCAGGGCGAGTTCTCGACGATCCCTTCACTCGAGGATGCAGGCCTGCTTGCCGCCTACGAGGAGGCGCGCCAGGCGCTGATACCGAACCTGTCTCGCACCGTGCCGGCGGAATGCTACAAGATCGCATGA